The genomic DNA CTCTTTGGTCTTGGTGTCGGTGATCCAACCCTCGACATTGACTCGCGACATATTGTTGTCTTTGGCAACGAGGTCGAAGTTCTCGCTGGTCATCATCCCGCGGGCCACTTCCCATGGATAACCCGCCGGGCCTGAGTTCGTTTTGCTATCCCACTCGTGAATAACAAAGACGCCGGCCGCGCCCTTCTCGGCCGCGATCTCATACTTGTAAGTCCATCTCCCGTAGTAAGTCATCGCGCGGCCTTTGAACATTTTTTCGTCGAGCTTCGCCGGGTTCTTTGGATCAGGAACCGCCGGGTCGTTGACCAGCATAAGAAGGACCTTGCCGCGCACGTCCATGCCCTTGTAATCGTCCCAGCCGTACTCGGGCGCGACGACGCCGTAGCCAACGAAGACCATATCGGCATCGAAGCCAGTCTTCTCGACCACACGAACGCTTCGCGCAACGAAGTCTTCACGAGAGCGAAGCTTCATATCTTTGCCCGACGCGTTGACATTCATCGCGACGTCTTGCTGAGTGGCGATGCCGACCAGCGGGACTTTCTGAAAGTAAGTGCCGTCGGTGTTGCCAGGCGCGAGACCGACCGTCTTGAACTGATCCGCGATGTATTTGATCGAGAGATCTTCGCCGGGGGTTCCAGGGCCGCGGCCTTCGTACTGGTCCGACGAAAGAACTTTGATGTGACTCATCACGCCGTCTGCGTTGATAACCTCAAGCGCGGCTTGCGGCGGGCCCAGCGGTTTCGCTCTCTGAGTGGCGCGCATCTGGGCGACAACGCTGAGAGAAAGGATCAGAACGAGCAGGACTGACGAAGTCGTAACACGCGAACGTTTCATCTTATGATTCCTCCGCTTCAATTTAACCGCCAGGACTCGAAGAACGCCAGCTCTTCGGGATTCGAGCTCTTCGGGATTCGACTTTCGGGACGCGCCGCATTATCGGCTAACGCTGCCGTTAATCGCATTGAACAAGAAAGGCAGCGTGGCCACACTCTGGCCGCGATACTGCGGACGAAACGCAAACATCACAATGCGGCCCTTACCTCGTTTCACTTCGACGATTGCGCCCTTGTTTGCGATCTTTTCTCCGCCAAGCAGCCAACCCGACAACAGCAACTCCTTCGCATCGGCGAAGCGAGCTATCACTCGCGCGTCGTCGCTGGTTGTCTCAAACGCGAGCGAGCCCTCGACCCAGGCGATGCTTTCATCGCGTGACGACTCGAGCAGCGGCGCGCCGCGAGTGATCGGACTGGTCGCGTCTACTTTGATCTTCAGAATCGAGCCGGGGCAGTAGAAGTCTTTCGCCGCTACTCCTTCGAGCACGTTCTTAACCGGCGCACCAAGCTGTTCGATTGCGAACTGCGAAGCTTCGTTAAGCGTGATGACTGTTCCGCCGTCTTCGATGAACTTCTTGAGAGCATCAACTCCGGCGGCGCCAAGGCCGCCCGCGACTTCCGCCGGGTACCGATCCTTGGACAGCCCGTTAACGATCTGCTGAGAGCTCTGGGCCGGGATGATCACGCAATCAAACTTGGCGTGCAGGTTGCCTGCGTGGATATCCGAATCGACGACGGATTTGGAGGAGACCATGTTCCCGTACTGACCAAATACCCAGCGAGTCCAGCCTTCATCCATTGAAGAGGCATAGCTCTTGTACAGACCGAGACGCGGCAAGGAGGCGTGGTCCGTGTGAGCCAGGAAATAATCGCGTTCCTCCGAAGCTTTCGAGAAGTTGAAGGGCTTCTCAACTTCAACGACACGGATTCCCATTAACAGAGGCAACGTATGCGCTGTCACGTCGTAAGGGCGACGCGGTGGGCCACCCGGGTACTCGCGCAGATCAGGATATCGCTGTCGCTCGAGCAATGTCTTTGCAAATGCGCCGTAAGGCTGAGCCATTAGAATTACCTTCGTTCCGACAGGATATTGCTTGCCATCAGCTTCGAACGCAGACGCTACATCGAGGATCTCAACACCGCCCCGCCGTAGAATAGTTGTGAGCCTTTTCCATCCATCGGTCTTCCACCAGGTCTCGTCGCTATCCCGCCTCTCAGAAGTAACTCCCGGAATCAAAAACGCAAAAAGGTCGCCGGGCTTGCGTTCTCGTACCGCGTCTTTCCCAACTCGATAGAAGTCTCGTACCCAGCGTTCGCGATATCGCGCCGCGTTTCGCATCAACGCAAACGCGCCCGCTTGCATGTAGTCCACGATGTTCGCCAGCTTCCACTCTCCGCCGGGCCATACCAGCGGGAAGTTCGCGCTTCGCACCTTCGGGTTCACGCCGACCTGTGGCGTCAGCTTGTCGAAAGCGATATTCGCCGGCGAGGCGATTCTCGCCGACGCGGTTTCACTGAGAATCCTTATGCCGCCGTGATAGTGCTGATAAGCTCGAGCTGGAGTCCACGCGTCATAAACGCCGCTGGTCACCACGCCCGCTTTGCCCTCGGCGATGAGTTCCCAAGCCATCGACGAACCCATGAAGTTTACGCCGGCTTGAATGATCGGCGGCACGTTGGGTTCCCAAGGCTCAACGTAGGGCGGCAGGAAAAATCGCGTACCGGTGTCGCCTTGCTGATGAATGTCGTGGGCGATTTGCGGATGCCAGACGTTGTGCACCTTGTCTACGGTCAGTTGCGTTTCAACCTGCGTGAATGCGTACCAGTCGCGGTTGTTGTCGTGGCCGGTGTAGTGATGATAAAGCTCAGGCGGATTCGTGCCTTCTGCCGGTGTGCCCAGCGTCTTGTCGTACCAGGTCTTCACTATGTCAACGCCATCCGGATTGAGCGACGGCACAAGCAGCACTATGCAACGGTCGAGTATCTCACGCGTTTCGGGCGAATCATCTGAAGCAAGCTTGTAAGCGATGTTCATCGACACCAGGTTGCTGCCGGCCTCAGTCGAGTGAATCCCGCAGGTGATCATCACAATCGTGCGGCCTTCGGCGATTAGCTTTTCTGCTTCAGCGTCGTTGCTATTGAAAGTGCGCGGGTCTGCAAGCTTGCGTTGAATTTCTTTGAAACGGTCGAGGCGGGCGAGATTCGCGGGTGATGAGATAGTCGCGAGCACGAAGGGCCGGCCGAGCGTTGTTTTGCCGAGCTCCTCAAACTTGACGCGATCACTCGCACGCGCGATCTGTTTGAAGTAGTCGATGATTTGCGCCCACGAAGCCAGCTTGCGGTCGTCGCCAGGCGTGAACCCGATGACCTGCCGAGGCGCGGGTACCCCCGCCCTGGCGGCGGCGCCAGTCGGGCGCCGGTTGTGCTGCGCCGCTACGTGATTGGTGATCGCAAAACCATTGGTTACCGGAATCGAGCCAACGAGAAATGCGATGGCGATCTGCTTGTTGAAAGGGAACACGCCGAAAGCATGCATTGAGACTCTCCAGGTTTAGTGATATTTCAAGAGGAGATGACCTATCGATCGTGACGACGGCGGGACCCGAATGCTTGAGCAGCCTGCTGGGTGTTACGGCCACGATTTGTATCTTGCGGTCGGGACGATCAATCGCTCACCCGAAAGAATATCGCACCGGCGCCGACTGCCCAGATGTGGCCGGCGTCCACGCCCCCCAACCTCGAGAGCGTCACATCCTGTTCGAAGACCTTCGGCTCGCTCAACCAGGAGCGCCCCCCGTCAACCGTGTGGTAAACGTAAGGCCCCTCCGTGAGCGCCCACCCCTCATTTGGGCTCACGAAAAAGATATCGCGCACGCCGGCATTGGTAACTATCCACTGCCTGCGCCACGCTACGCCGCCGTTGGAAGTCACGAGCAGACGCCCGGCTACTCCTTCCGTTGCCGTAGCGGCTGCGAATCCGTTGTCCTCATCAATGAACTGGAGACCCCTGACCGCGAATTGCTTCATTCCCTCACCGTGGAGATCCTGAGGGCCGTCACCGGTCTCTATCTCGGTCCGTTGAGTGTTCCATGTCAATCCGCCGTCCGAGGTATTGTAGATGACGCCCTTTGAACCGGACGCCCAACCGTTCATCTTGTCGAAGAAAAAAACGCGATAGATCGAGATCGGAAGGTTGTACCGCGTTTGCCACGTGAGGCCGCCGTCGGTCGTTGTCAGCAGGGCGCTCGGTCCGCCGAGACCTTCGTCCTCGCCGGGCGGAGGCGTTGCGGCGCCCATCCACCCATTGTCGGCGTCTACAAAGAAAACGGCCGTCGGCACTTGTTTTTGACTGATCCGGGTCGCCGTCCATGACGAGCCGCCGTCAGTGGTCTTCACGACGACCCCGTCTTCCCCGGAATCGACTCCCACGGCCCATCCTACGTCGGGGCTTATGAAGTGTATCGCGTTCAACGTCGGGATGTGCATCTTCGGTATATCTATCGGGGTGTCGGTCCAATTCTGTCCGCCGTCGGTTGTGCGGACAATCACGCCCATTCTTTCGTCACCCTTGGCGTTCGGGGTGTCACCGCAGACGAACACGACATTCAGCGAGACAACCGAGATCCCGGTGTAGTAGAAAACAGCCAGGTCCATGGCGGAATAACTCAGCGAGGCGGGCGCCCGATATTGGGCAACCCATTTGCCGGGCTTCGGCGCGGCGCCCGTTGCGCTCTGTGGGTTGTTGCTATTGCCCGTGGGACCTTTGCAGCCGAATGCACTGAGCGCAATAAATGAAACAAAAGCGAATGCGACCGCGCGCTTATTGAATTCCATCCACATCCCCTTACATCGAGGATCGAGGATGGAAGATTGAGGATCGAAGATCGAAGATCGAGGATGGAGGATTTGCGGGAGATGGGCCTCGATCATCAATAGGCGATCTTCAATCCTCTATCCTCCATCCTCTATCCTCCATCCTCTATCCTCCATCCTCGATCCTCGATCCTCGATCCTCATTTCCTTCACGCCAGGTTCTTCACCATCAGGAAGCCGTCGTCCCCGCTGGTGTAGTAGCGAGGCATTCGCCGCACGATCTTGTAGCCAAGGTTTAGATAGAGTTGTTGCGCAACGATGTTCGAGGTGCGTACCTCGAGACGGACGGTCGATACGCCGCGCCGGAGGAAACCCTGCTCGACCTCGTACATCAAGCGGCGGCCGTGTCCGTAACGGCGATGTTCGGGGGCGACTCCCAGGGCGACTACGTGGCCGGTGCCGTCGGGCTCGATCATGCCGACGACGAAGGCGATCATCTGATCGCCCGTCCAGATCACTTTGTGGCAGACCGACTGGGCATGAGAAAGAAGATAGCGGATCGTTTCGCGGTCGTAGGCTTCTCCATCCGAGAAGCAACGTTGATCCAGGCGCCAACACTCTTGAAGATCGCCGTGGCCCATCGGCATCACAACGGACTGAGTCACAGCAGCCATCATAGACTCAAGCAGGTTCTTCTCTTTTCGCCGCCTCGGCCACATTTGAATGCCAGCGCTAAAAAGGGCTACGTATAAACCGGATTCGAAGTTGATTGTAACATCAGGTCGTGCTCGCCAAAGTCGCGTTCATTATACGTCAACGAATGGATTCGCGCAGCTTGATTTTTAGATGGGTAGCGCTGTCTCGAACGCTTGAAGCGAATCGGCTACGGTCTTGCCCGAGATTTGACTTCCCTTCGGCGCTCAAATAGGCTTTCCCCGCCTTGGCTTCCAGGCTGGACTCAAAAGATGTCGATGCTTTGGGTACTCGCGATATGGACGCACTATGGAAAGGTCCGCAAGAAGTAGAAAGAAAGTTCGTGACCCGATCCCTGAGAACTTCAAGTCGATCGATGAAGCGGCACAGTTCTGGGACACGCACAACGTGGCAGACTACTTGGATCAAGTGAAGGAGGTGCCTAACGTCGAGATAAACATAGTTCGCCGGCACTTCCGACTCGACAAGGAACTGGCACGCAAAATAGATCGGATCGCTCGCCGACAGGGAGTGTCTGCTGAGACCCTGGTTAACCAATGGTTGCAGCAGAAGGCTTCGTGAGTCTAAACCAAGACGCTCGTCGCATCGCCCAACCTGCCTCTGATCAAAACAGTATTCAGGAGTTCAAACCGGAAGGACGGGAATTGATACAGATCGACGGCGCATCACTCACCCTCGAACAAACCGCCCAGGTGGCGGATGGCTCCCACGCGGTGCTTGCCAGCGGCGCACGGCCTCGCATAGAAAGCGCGCGCCGCTTCGTTGAAGAAATTGTCTCGCGAGGCGAAGTCGTTTACGGCATCAACACCGGCTTCGGTGCGCTTGCCGACGTCACCATCCCGCCCGAAAAACTTCGCGAGCTTCAAGTCAATCTCGTTCGCTCGCACTCGTGCGGCGTAGGCGACGCTCTTCCTGAGAGAAGCGTTCGCGCGATGATGCTTCAACGCGCGAATGTGCTGGCGAAGGGCTACTCAGGCTGCCGGGTTGAAGTCATCGAGACTCTCCTTCGAATGCTCAATGCCGGTGTGCATCCGGTGATACCGTCGCGCGGCTCGGTTGGAGCCTCAGGCGATCTCGCGCCGCTGGCTCATCTTGCATTGGTGGTCATCGGCGAAGGCGAAGCGGTCTACGGCGGGCAGCGAATGAGCGGAGGCGAGGCACTCGCAGCCGCCGGGATTCCGCCCCTCATATTGGAAGCCAAAGAGGGACTGGCGCTCTTGAACGGCACTCAAGCCATGACTGCGGTCGGGGGATTGGCGCTGCTTGACGCGGAGCGGCTAGCCGATGCCGCCGATGTGACCGGCGCGATGACGCTCGAAGCGCTCAAGGGGACGCCGGTCGCTTTCGATCACAAGATTCACGCCGTCCGGCCTCATCCCGGTCAGATCAGGAGCGCGCGCCGGTTGCGCGAGTTGATCGAGGGCAGCGAGATTCGCGAGTCACATCGCGATCACGGCGTAGACCCGCGAGTCCAGGACGCCTATTCGATCAGGTGCATGCCGCAGGTACACGGAGCGGTGCGCGACTCGCTGGCACACGCGCGGGGCATCCTCGAGATCGAGATCAACAGCGCGACCGATAATCCGTTGATCTTCGCCGAGGCAGGCGAGGTGCTATCAGGCGGAAACTTTCACGGCGAGCCCATAGCATTGACGTTGGATTACGCGGCCATCGCTATCGCGGACCTTGGGACGATATCGGAGCGCCGCGTTGAACGGCTGGTCAATCCGGATCTGTCGGGGCTGCCGGCTTTTCTTACACCCGATCCTGGAATGAACTCCGGCCTGATGATCGCGCAGGTCGTCGCCGCGTCGCTCATTGGGGAGAACAGCGTGCTTGCGCATCCGGCTTCGGTGACCAATCTGCCGACCTCGGGCAACAAAGAAGATCATGTAAGCATGGGCATGACTTCGGCGTTGAAGTTCGCTCAGATAGTCAGGAACGTCGAGATAATCCTCGCGATTGAATTGATGTGTGCGGCGCAAGGGTTGGACTTCCTGAAACCGCTAAGGCCCGGCGCCAGGTTGGCTGAAGCTTACTCGCGTGTGCGCGAGCTTGTGCCTTTCCTCGAGCGTGACGCTGCGCTGTCGGGTTACATTGAATCGCTGGTTCCGATTGTCAGGCGCCTGGGCGAAGTGTGATCGTTGGCCTTCGGGATTGATGACACTTGAGTCGGATGAGTTCATCCGTCGCTTCTTGCTCCACGTCCTCCCTGATGGCTTCATGCGCATTCGCCGCTTTCGGCTTCCTCGCCAACCGCTCTAAGAAGCAAAACCTCGCACACTGCCGGGAACTTCTAGGTCTTGAGGAACAACCACACCTAACCTCCAAGAAATCTACTCGCCAGATGATGCTCGAAGTAACAGGTTTCGACCTAGCTCTGTGTCCCGTGTGTAAGGTTGATATCTTGATCGTGATTGGACAGTTGCCAGCTCTCCAATTTGCAGCTTGTCGTGCTAATACATCAAAGCCACCGGATTCATCATTTATTAACCCGTCGCCCATCATCCTTCTTCCTGCTGCTCATCGCCTCTGGCTCATGTTTGAGTCCACGTACACGTCTGCCTTAGCCAAACAAGTTCGCTCTCCAGTCGATCCCCTTGCCGACTTCTGCGCCGCTCCAAGGTTGCCTTTTCTTCCCATGTACCCGTCTCGGAGCCTCTTACACTCTGCGCAGAATCTTGTTGCGACCACATGGCTCACAACTGACCAGCAATCCTCTTTACAATCCCCATAGAAAGCGGTAAGTTCGCGCCTCGGAAGCAGCGGTTCAGTTCAACAGGGTTTATCCACAATGCCCCAAGTTCTCTTCTCAGTCAGTCCTCACGGGCATTGCGGATAAAACCCTGTACGTTAGGTGCCCCAGTGAAGCGACCACGAGTACTGCCGCAACGACCCCAGTCACACATCGTTGGTGACAAGGCCGTTGACATTTTTGTCGCGGCCTGTGACCCTGCATGGGTAGTTGCACCTGTCACCAAAGACTACGGACTTGATCTTCGTATCGAAATTGCACGAAGTGGATACGTAACAGGTGAGGAGTTCGTCGTTCAGGTCAAGGGACGGACATCAGTCAATGTCGCAAACGGCCTTTTGCCGCACGCGCATGTGCGTCAGAACACTATCAACTACTGGATCGCAAAGCTAAGTCCAACCATGATCGCTGTTGTTGACACAACGACCAACACAGTCTTCTATGACTGGCTAGAGCATTGCTATCCAAGCTACCCGAACGCAGTTCAGCTCGATGGGGAGATCGCCCTTCCGCTCAGGCACAGTTCAGCCGAGCACGATCTACGGAAGGAAGTAACGGCCTACTTGCACAGGTACTACGCGTCTATCTCACAAGACATGGAGCGCCTATCAAAAGGCATCTATCTCGCGAATCTGTTGTTCAGCATCTCGGCTCTGTATCGCCTTGTCGCAAACGCGGTGATCGATCTACAGCGAATCGAACCATCAGGTCCGGAAGATCTCCGGAAACTGATTCACGATTTCTGCTTCGCATTCGCGTGTCATGACAGTCTCATGGGAGGTTTGCGTGCCGGCGCATTCGGTCACCGACCCACAGACAATTCCCGGTTCTTTAGCGTCGTGGAGCACAAGCTCCAACAATACGACGAAGTTCGGAGCAAATTCTTGGTCTACCGCGGTGAGAACGCCGAAGGAGACCTGATGTTCGAGACCAAATACAAAGAGATCACTGCGTCGTTGCTGCCGATGTTTCATGTCCTCGAAGACATCCAGGAGGTTCTTGGGTTGGCACAAGCCCTGAATCGAGCACTTCCCGAGAGTGGAAGTCTATGAACCAGCACCTAACCCGGCGGTCAACAGGGACGCTGCGCGATA from Acidobacteriota bacterium includes the following:
- a CDS encoding DUF4365 domain-containing protein, whose amino-acid sequence is MKRPRVLPQRPQSHIVGDKAVDIFVAACDPAWVVAPVTKDYGLDLRIEIARSGYVTGEEFVVQVKGRTSVNVANGLLPHAHVRQNTINYWIAKLSPTMIAVVDTTTNTVFYDWLEHCYPSYPNAVQLDGEIALPLRHSSAEHDLRKEVTAYLHRYYASISQDMERLSKGIYLANLLFSISALYRLVANAVIDLQRIEPSGPEDLRKLIHDFCFAFACHDSLMGGLRAGAFGHRPTDNSRFFSVVEHKLQQYDEVRSKFLVYRGENAEGDLMFETKYKEITASLLPMFHVLEDIQEVLGLAQALNRALPESGSL
- a CDS encoding CopG family antitoxin, giving the protein MERSARSRKKVRDPIPENFKSIDEAAQFWDTHNVADYLDQVKEVPNVEINIVRRHFRLDKELARKIDRIARRQGVSAETLVNQWLQQKAS
- a CDS encoding M14 metallopeptidase family protein, with the translated sequence MHAFGVFPFNKQIAIAFLVGSIPVTNGFAITNHVAAQHNRRPTGAAARAGVPAPRQVIGFTPGDDRKLASWAQIIDYFKQIARASDRVKFEELGKTTLGRPFVLATISSPANLARLDRFKEIQRKLADPRTFNSNDAEAEKLIAEGRTIVMITCGIHSTEAGSNLVSMNIAYKLASDDSPETREILDRCIVLLVPSLNPDGVDIVKTWYDKTLGTPAEGTNPPELYHHYTGHDNNRDWYAFTQVETQLTVDKVHNVWHPQIAHDIHQQGDTGTRFFLPPYVEPWEPNVPPIIQAGVNFMGSSMAWELIAEGKAGVVTSGVYDAWTPARAYQHYHGGIRILSETASARIASPANIAFDKLTPQVGVNPKVRSANFPLVWPGGEWKLANIVDYMQAGAFALMRNAARYRERWVRDFYRVGKDAVRERKPGDLFAFLIPGVTSERRDSDETWWKTDGWKRLTTILRRGGVEILDVASAFEADGKQYPVGTKVILMAQPYGAFAKTLLERQRYPDLREYPGGPPRRPYDVTAHTLPLLMGIRVVEVEKPFNFSKASEERDYFLAHTDHASLPRLGLYKSYASSMDEGWTRWVFGQYGNMVSSKSVVDSDIHAGNLHAKFDCVIIPAQSSQQIVNGLSKDRYPAEVAGGLGAAGVDALKKFIEDGGTVITLNEASQFAIEQLGAPVKNVLEGVAAKDFYCPGSILKIKVDATSPITRGAPLLESSRDESIAWVEGSLAFETTSDDARVIARFADAKELLLSGWLLGGEKIANKGAIVEVKRGKGRIVMFAFRPQYRGQSVATLPFLFNAINGSVSR
- the hutH gene encoding histidine ammonia-lyase, coding for MSLNQDARRIAQPASDQNSIQEFKPEGRELIQIDGASLTLEQTAQVADGSHAVLASGARPRIESARRFVEEIVSRGEVVYGINTGFGALADVTIPPEKLRELQVNLVRSHSCGVGDALPERSVRAMMLQRANVLAKGYSGCRVEVIETLLRMLNAGVHPVIPSRGSVGASGDLAPLAHLALVVIGEGEAVYGGQRMSGGEALAAAGIPPLILEAKEGLALLNGTQAMTAVGGLALLDAERLADAADVTGAMTLEALKGTPVAFDHKIHAVRPHPGQIRSARRLRELIEGSEIRESHRDHGVDPRVQDAYSIRCMPQVHGAVRDSLAHARGILEIEINSATDNPLIFAEAGEVLSGGNFHGEPIALTLDYAAIAIADLGTISERRVERLVNPDLSGLPAFLTPDPGMNSGLMIAQVVAASLIGENSVLAHPASVTNLPTSGNKEDHVSMGMTSALKFAQIVRNVEIILAIELMCAAQGLDFLKPLRPGARLAEAYSRVRELVPFLERDAALSGYIESLVPIVRRLGEV
- a CDS encoding YCF48-related protein, translating into MEFNKRAVAFAFVSFIALSAFGCKGPTGNSNNPQSATGAAPKPGKWVAQYRAPASLSYSAMDLAVFYYTGISVVSLNVVFVCGDTPNAKGDERMGVIVRTTDGGQNWTDTPIDIPKMHIPTLNAIHFISPDVGWAVGVDSGEDGVVVKTTDGGSSWTATRISQKQVPTAVFFVDADNGWMGAATPPPGEDEGLGGPSALLTTTDGGLTWQTRYNLPISIYRVFFFDKMNGWASGSKGVIYNTSDGGLTWNTQRTEIETGDGPQDLHGEGMKQFAVRGLQFIDEDNGFAAATATEGVAGRLLVTSNGGVAWRRQWIVTNAGVRDIFFVSPNEGWALTEGPYVYHTVDGGRSWLSEPKVFEQDVTLSRLGGVDAGHIWAVGAGAIFFRVSD
- the rimI gene encoding ribosomal protein S18-alanine N-acetyltransferase, whose translation is MAAVTQSVVMPMGHGDLQECWRLDQRCFSDGEAYDRETIRYLLSHAQSVCHKVIWTGDQMIAFVVGMIEPDGTGHVVALGVAPEHRRYGHGRRLMYEVEQGFLRRGVSTVRLEVRTSNIVAQQLYLNLGYKIVRRMPRYYTSGDDGFLMVKNLA